One window from the genome of Crassostrea angulata isolate pt1a10 chromosome 2, ASM2561291v2, whole genome shotgun sequence encodes:
- the LOC128170608 gene encoding perlucin-like protein, which produces MFTLKHVFVFCILCIIVKICRSAMQTFQVEQIFYNKVVLDNLLTEYGHSSSALCSVICQQESCKCFGFNSITQMCRDHAFCRPDNTLVEESGWKYYRSRAEWNSFMNSEYLLGLEAATWNNAQLDRSVRGAKLVEIESPEEDVYIRTLANNLTETVWLGGTDVAEEGKWVWQSTGTIFSYSAWNGGQPNNYQNQDCLCLYRPYGLTWCDESCAASYQYICERELFTN; this is translated from the exons atgtttactttaaaaCATGTATTCGTATTTTGTATACTCTGCATTATCGTGAAAATATGCCGTTCGGCAATGCAAACATTTCAGGTAGAACAGATCTTTTACAATAAAGTCGTGTTGGATAATCTTCTAACAGAATACGGCCATTCATCGTCTGCTCTATGTTCTGTTATTTGTCAGCAAGAAAGTTGCAAGTGTTTCGGTTTCAACTCAATAACTCAAATGTGTCGAGACCATgcattttgtagaccagataaTACATTGGTTGAAGAATCAGGATGGAAATATTACAGATCTCGAGCAG AATGGAATTCTTTCATGAATTCTGAGTACTTGCTGGGGTTAGAAGCAGCAACGTGGAATAATGCTCAA TTGGATCGCTCTGTAAGGGGAGCTAAACTAGTTGAAATAGAATCGCCTGAAGAAGACGTCTACATTCGTACCCTTGCAAATAATTTGACAG AAACCGTTTGGTTGGGAGGCACCGATGTTGCTGAAGAGGGAAAATGGGTGTGGCAGTCTACTGGCACCATCTTCTCCTACAGCGCCTGGAATGGAGGACAACCAAATAACTACCAGAACCAGGATTGCCTCTGCCTTTATCGACCATACGGCCTAACTTGGTGTGACGAGAGTTGTGCAGCAAGTTATCAATACATCTGCGAAAGAGAGTTATTTACAAACTGA